In Nicotiana tabacum cultivar K326 chromosome 11, ASM71507v2, whole genome shotgun sequence, a single window of DNA contains:
- the LOC107802735 gene encoding auxin response factor 19-like isoform X2 translates to MKTPVNGAGAGTQQASGNEDEKKRINPELWQACAGPLVNLPVAGTHVVYFPQGHSEQVAASIKKDVEAQVPNYPNLPSKLICLLHNVTLHADPETDEVYAQMTLQPVPSFDKEALLRSDLSMKVNKPQPEFFCKTLTASDTSTHGGFSVPRRAAEKIFPPLDYSLQPPAQELVARDLHDNVWTFRHVYRGQPKRHLLTTGWSLVVSGKRLFAGDSVLFIRDEKHQFQLGIRKANRQPTNLSSSVLSSDSMHIGILAAAAHAAANNSPFTVFYNPRAGPSEFVIPLAKYYKATYSSQVSLGMRFRMMFETEESGTRRYMGTITGISDMDPVRWKNSQWRNLQVGWDESTAGERINRVSIWEIEPITAPFLICSSPFFSSKHPRQPGMPDGDCSDMDGVFRRTMPWLGDDFGMTDPQGLPGLSLVQWMNMQKNPSLTNPMMSNYLNSLSGSVLQNLAGADLSRQLGLAAPQLQQQHNLQFNTQRPNQQGQQLEQLQKLPAATLNSLDSIMQSQQQLYDISQQPRQNSTNQSLPTSQVQAQLLQAQSLVQSQNVLPSQQSIQNQLQRNLPQSLPQQQPQQQILGQSQQQNFMSSQPPDPVNQHHFSENQAQFQLLQKLHQQQKSLLAQQSALQQSSHLGSIQDQQKQFLDASQNFSRSLATSQMLDASQTTSTSTSLSHSQVVQQQMTRTNSQSNLRFVQPTQQPKLQQQQQQYGILPDLSGPVGYSLPRTTYQLATNGSSLTRTAGGGQPVMDEVPSWSTSVSTNNCQNVVQQNLNGRIHESTGVRDETTHYSGPLLNSSGLEVMSANSNLVKELQQKNDVKPSINVSKNQNHGFLAPQTLNTAGHTLDYLDSSSSATSACLSQNDVQLQQATDPPLSSSSHPLIFRDSPDGEVQGDSRNDIGFGANMENQLGLPMMPDPLITKSLMGSRKDFSDNLSSGGGMLSSYENPKEAQPELLASMASEYMTFNSIDSTINDGNFMDRGAWDPPPQLPRMRTYTKVYKRGAVGRSIDIGRYSGYEELKLDLARRFGIEGQLEDRQRVGWKLVYVDHENDVLLVGDDPWEEFVGCVRCIKILSPQEVQQMSLDGDFGGNVLQHQACSSSDAGGV, encoded by the exons ATGAAGACGCCGGTAAACGGAGCCGGTGCCGGAACTCAGCAGGCTTCTGGCAATGAAG ATGAGAAGAAGAGAATAAACCCAGAGCTATGGCAAGCTTGCGCCGGACCTCTGGTGAACTTGCCGGTCGCTGGGACCCACGTTGTCTACTTCCCTCAAGGCCACAGTGAACAG GTTGCAGCGTCTATCAAGAAAGATGTGGAAGCTCAAGTTCCAAACTATCCAAATCTCCCGTCAAAGTTAATTTGTCTTCTTCACAATGTTACACTGCAT GCTGATCCAGAAACAGATGAAGTGTATGCCCAAATGACACTGCAACCAGTTCCTTCA TTCGACAAGGAGGCATTACTGAGGTCAGATTTGTCTATGAAAGTAAATAAACCACAACCAGAATTTTTTTGCAAGACCTTGACCGCAAGTGATACAAGCACTCATGGAGGTTTCTCTGTGCCTCGACGCGCAGCAGAGAAAATATTTCCTCCTCTG GATTACTCACTGCAACCACCTGCTCAAGAACTTGTGGCTAGAGACTTGCATGATAACGTATGGACCTTTAGACATGTTTATCGAG GGCAACCCAAACGACACTTGCTAACGACAGGGTGGAGCCTTGTCGTGAGTGGAAAAAGGCTTTTTGCAGGTGACTCGGTCTTATTTATTAG GGATGAAAAGCATCAGTTTCAACTAGGAATTAGAAAGGCAAACAGGCAGCCGACCAACTTATCGTCGTCAGTGTTGTCAAGTGATAGCATGCATATTGGCATCCTAGCAGCGGCAGCTCATGCAGCTGCAAACAACAGCCCTTTCACTGTGTTTTATAACCCAAG GGCTGGTCCTTCTGAATTTGTGATTCCTTTAGCAAAATACTACAAAGCAACTTATAGCAGTCAAGTATCTCTTGGCATGCGGTTTCGCATGATGTTTGAGACAGAAGAATCTGGAACTAGAAGGTATATGGGAACAATTACTGGCATCAGTGATATGGATCCAGTGAGGTGGAAGAACTCTCAATGGAGGAACTTGCAG GTCGGTTGGGATGAGTCAACTGCTGGGGAAAGGATCAACCGAGTGTCTATTTGGGAGATTGAACCTATAACAGCACCCTTTTTAATCTGTTCTAGTCCGTTCTTCAGCTCCAAGCATCCAAGGCAACCTGGAATGCCAG ATGGTGATTGTTCTGATATGGATGGTGTATTCAGGAGGACAATGCCATGGCTTGGTGATGACTTTGGCATGACGGATCCTCAAGGTCTGCCCGGTCTTAGCTTAGTCCAATGGATGAACATGCAAAAAAACCCTTCTCTGACTAACCCGATGATGTCCAACTACTTGAATTCCCTATCTGGTTCTGTTCTACAAAACCTAGCTGGAGCGGACCTATCACGCCAGCTAGGTTTGGCAGCACCTCAACTTCAGCAGCAGCACAATTTGCAGTTTAATACTCAAAGGCCAAACCAACAGGGACAACAGCTTGAACAGCTCCAGAAGTTACCAGCGGCAACGCTCAACTCATTAGATTCAATTATGCAATCGCAGCAACAGTTATATGATATAAGTCAGCAACCAAGACAAAATTCAACTAATCAATCACTGCCTACAAGCCAAGTTCAAGCACAACTTCTGCAAGCTCAGAGTCTTGTGCAATCTCAGAATGTTCTTCCGTCGCAACAATCAATTCAAAACCAGCTGCAGAGAAACCTCCCTCAGAGCCTACCGCagcaacaaccacaacaacagaTTCTGGGTCAAAGTCAGCAGCAAAATTTCATGTCGTCCCAGCCCCCAGATCCAGTTAACCAACATCATTTCTCTGAAAATCAAGCACAGTTTCAACTTCTACAGAAACTGCATCAGCAACAAAAATCACTTCTAGCACAACAATCTGCATTACAGCAATCTTCGCATCTTGGGTCAATCCAGGATCAGCAGAAGCAGTTCTTGGATGCATCGCAGAACTTTTCCAGGTCACTGGCAACAAGCCAAATGTTGGATGCGTCTCAAACCACGTCCACCTCCACTTCACTTTCCCACTCGCAGGTTGTGCAGCAGCAGATGACAAGAACAAATAGCCAGTCCAATCTTCGGTTTGTCCAGCCAACTCAGCAACCAAAGcttcagcagcagcagcagcaatatGGAATCTTACCAGACCTATCTGGACCAGTTGGCTACTCTCTACCCCGAACGACTTATCAGCTTGCCACAAATGGTAGTAGTTTAACAAGAACTGCAGGCGGAGGGCAGCCTGTAATGGATGAAGTCCCATCATGGTCCACCTCAGTGTCCACTAACAACTGTCAAAATGTAGTTCAGCAAAATTTGAATGGTCGAATCCATGAAAGCACAGGTGTGCGGGATGAAACAACCCACTATTCTGGACCCCTTTTAAATTCGAGTGGATTAGAAGTTATGTCTGCTAATAGTAACCTGGTTAAAGAGTTGCAACAGAAAAATGATGTTAAGCCGTCAATAAACGTCTCCAAGAACCAGAACCATGGGTTTTTGGCACCTCAAACTCTTAACACTGCAGGACACACATTGGATTATTTGGATAGTTCATCTTCAGCAACTTCAGCTTGCCTTTCCCAAAATGATGTCCAATTGCAGCAGGCTACAGACCCACCACTATCTTCCAGTTCTCATCCATTGATATTCAGAGATAGTCCAGACGGAGAAGTTCAGGGTGACTCAAGGAATGATATAGGTTTTGGAGCAAATATGGAAAATCAGTTAGGACTGCCTATGATGCCTGATCCTTTGATCACAAAAAGCTTAATGGGATCAAGGAAGGATTTCTCCGACAATCTCTCATCAGGAGGAGGCATGCTCTCTAGCTATGAAAACCCCAAGGAAGCGCAGCCTGAACTCTTGGCCTCAATGGCTTCCGAATATATGACCTTTAATTCAATTGATTCTACTATCAATGATGGTAATTTCATGGATAGAGGTGCCTGGGACCCACCGCCTCAACTTCCTCGTATGCGGACTTATACCAAG GTGTACAAGCGTGGTGCGGTGGGAAGATCAATTGATATCGGACGGTACTCAGGCTATGAGGAGCTTAAGCTAGATTTGGCTCGTAGATTTGGTATAGAGGGACAACTGGAGGACAGACAAAGAGTAGGATGGAAGCTTGTGTATGTGGATCATGAGAACGATGTTCTCCTGGTTGGTGATGACCCTTGGGA GGAATTTGTGGGTTGTGTCCGCTGCATCAAGATTCTTTCTCCACAAGAAGTTCAACAAATGAGCTTGGATGGAGATTTTGGAGGTAATGTCCTTCAACACCAAGCTTGTAGCAGTTCAGATGCGGGAGGCGTGTAA
- the LOC107802735 gene encoding auxin response factor 19-like isoform X1, which translates to MKTPVNGAGAGTQQASGNEADEKKRINPELWQACAGPLVNLPVAGTHVVYFPQGHSEQVAASIKKDVEAQVPNYPNLPSKLICLLHNVTLHADPETDEVYAQMTLQPVPSFDKEALLRSDLSMKVNKPQPEFFCKTLTASDTSTHGGFSVPRRAAEKIFPPLDYSLQPPAQELVARDLHDNVWTFRHVYRGQPKRHLLTTGWSLVVSGKRLFAGDSVLFIRDEKHQFQLGIRKANRQPTNLSSSVLSSDSMHIGILAAAAHAAANNSPFTVFYNPRAGPSEFVIPLAKYYKATYSSQVSLGMRFRMMFETEESGTRRYMGTITGISDMDPVRWKNSQWRNLQVGWDESTAGERINRVSIWEIEPITAPFLICSSPFFSSKHPRQPGMPDGDCSDMDGVFRRTMPWLGDDFGMTDPQGLPGLSLVQWMNMQKNPSLTNPMMSNYLNSLSGSVLQNLAGADLSRQLGLAAPQLQQQHNLQFNTQRPNQQGQQLEQLQKLPAATLNSLDSIMQSQQQLYDISQQPRQNSTNQSLPTSQVQAQLLQAQSLVQSQNVLPSQQSIQNQLQRNLPQSLPQQQPQQQILGQSQQQNFMSSQPPDPVNQHHFSENQAQFQLLQKLHQQQKSLLAQQSALQQSSHLGSIQDQQKQFLDASQNFSRSLATSQMLDASQTTSTSTSLSHSQVVQQQMTRTNSQSNLRFVQPTQQPKLQQQQQQYGILPDLSGPVGYSLPRTTYQLATNGSSLTRTAGGGQPVMDEVPSWSTSVSTNNCQNVVQQNLNGRIHESTGVRDETTHYSGPLLNSSGLEVMSANSNLVKELQQKNDVKPSINVSKNQNHGFLAPQTLNTAGHTLDYLDSSSSATSACLSQNDVQLQQATDPPLSSSSHPLIFRDSPDGEVQGDSRNDIGFGANMENQLGLPMMPDPLITKSLMGSRKDFSDNLSSGGGMLSSYENPKEAQPELLASMASEYMTFNSIDSTINDGNFMDRGAWDPPPQLPRMRTYTKVYKRGAVGRSIDIGRYSGYEELKLDLARRFGIEGQLEDRQRVGWKLVYVDHENDVLLVGDDPWEEFVGCVRCIKILSPQEVQQMSLDGDFGGNVLQHQACSSSDAGGV; encoded by the exons ATGAAGACGCCGGTAAACGGAGCCGGTGCCGGAACTCAGCAGGCTTCTGGCAATGAAG CAGATGAGAAGAAGAGAATAAACCCAGAGCTATGGCAAGCTTGCGCCGGACCTCTGGTGAACTTGCCGGTCGCTGGGACCCACGTTGTCTACTTCCCTCAAGGCCACAGTGAACAG GTTGCAGCGTCTATCAAGAAAGATGTGGAAGCTCAAGTTCCAAACTATCCAAATCTCCCGTCAAAGTTAATTTGTCTTCTTCACAATGTTACACTGCAT GCTGATCCAGAAACAGATGAAGTGTATGCCCAAATGACACTGCAACCAGTTCCTTCA TTCGACAAGGAGGCATTACTGAGGTCAGATTTGTCTATGAAAGTAAATAAACCACAACCAGAATTTTTTTGCAAGACCTTGACCGCAAGTGATACAAGCACTCATGGAGGTTTCTCTGTGCCTCGACGCGCAGCAGAGAAAATATTTCCTCCTCTG GATTACTCACTGCAACCACCTGCTCAAGAACTTGTGGCTAGAGACTTGCATGATAACGTATGGACCTTTAGACATGTTTATCGAG GGCAACCCAAACGACACTTGCTAACGACAGGGTGGAGCCTTGTCGTGAGTGGAAAAAGGCTTTTTGCAGGTGACTCGGTCTTATTTATTAG GGATGAAAAGCATCAGTTTCAACTAGGAATTAGAAAGGCAAACAGGCAGCCGACCAACTTATCGTCGTCAGTGTTGTCAAGTGATAGCATGCATATTGGCATCCTAGCAGCGGCAGCTCATGCAGCTGCAAACAACAGCCCTTTCACTGTGTTTTATAACCCAAG GGCTGGTCCTTCTGAATTTGTGATTCCTTTAGCAAAATACTACAAAGCAACTTATAGCAGTCAAGTATCTCTTGGCATGCGGTTTCGCATGATGTTTGAGACAGAAGAATCTGGAACTAGAAGGTATATGGGAACAATTACTGGCATCAGTGATATGGATCCAGTGAGGTGGAAGAACTCTCAATGGAGGAACTTGCAG GTCGGTTGGGATGAGTCAACTGCTGGGGAAAGGATCAACCGAGTGTCTATTTGGGAGATTGAACCTATAACAGCACCCTTTTTAATCTGTTCTAGTCCGTTCTTCAGCTCCAAGCATCCAAGGCAACCTGGAATGCCAG ATGGTGATTGTTCTGATATGGATGGTGTATTCAGGAGGACAATGCCATGGCTTGGTGATGACTTTGGCATGACGGATCCTCAAGGTCTGCCCGGTCTTAGCTTAGTCCAATGGATGAACATGCAAAAAAACCCTTCTCTGACTAACCCGATGATGTCCAACTACTTGAATTCCCTATCTGGTTCTGTTCTACAAAACCTAGCTGGAGCGGACCTATCACGCCAGCTAGGTTTGGCAGCACCTCAACTTCAGCAGCAGCACAATTTGCAGTTTAATACTCAAAGGCCAAACCAACAGGGACAACAGCTTGAACAGCTCCAGAAGTTACCAGCGGCAACGCTCAACTCATTAGATTCAATTATGCAATCGCAGCAACAGTTATATGATATAAGTCAGCAACCAAGACAAAATTCAACTAATCAATCACTGCCTACAAGCCAAGTTCAAGCACAACTTCTGCAAGCTCAGAGTCTTGTGCAATCTCAGAATGTTCTTCCGTCGCAACAATCAATTCAAAACCAGCTGCAGAGAAACCTCCCTCAGAGCCTACCGCagcaacaaccacaacaacagaTTCTGGGTCAAAGTCAGCAGCAAAATTTCATGTCGTCCCAGCCCCCAGATCCAGTTAACCAACATCATTTCTCTGAAAATCAAGCACAGTTTCAACTTCTACAGAAACTGCATCAGCAACAAAAATCACTTCTAGCACAACAATCTGCATTACAGCAATCTTCGCATCTTGGGTCAATCCAGGATCAGCAGAAGCAGTTCTTGGATGCATCGCAGAACTTTTCCAGGTCACTGGCAACAAGCCAAATGTTGGATGCGTCTCAAACCACGTCCACCTCCACTTCACTTTCCCACTCGCAGGTTGTGCAGCAGCAGATGACAAGAACAAATAGCCAGTCCAATCTTCGGTTTGTCCAGCCAACTCAGCAACCAAAGcttcagcagcagcagcagcaatatGGAATCTTACCAGACCTATCTGGACCAGTTGGCTACTCTCTACCCCGAACGACTTATCAGCTTGCCACAAATGGTAGTAGTTTAACAAGAACTGCAGGCGGAGGGCAGCCTGTAATGGATGAAGTCCCATCATGGTCCACCTCAGTGTCCACTAACAACTGTCAAAATGTAGTTCAGCAAAATTTGAATGGTCGAATCCATGAAAGCACAGGTGTGCGGGATGAAACAACCCACTATTCTGGACCCCTTTTAAATTCGAGTGGATTAGAAGTTATGTCTGCTAATAGTAACCTGGTTAAAGAGTTGCAACAGAAAAATGATGTTAAGCCGTCAATAAACGTCTCCAAGAACCAGAACCATGGGTTTTTGGCACCTCAAACTCTTAACACTGCAGGACACACATTGGATTATTTGGATAGTTCATCTTCAGCAACTTCAGCTTGCCTTTCCCAAAATGATGTCCAATTGCAGCAGGCTACAGACCCACCACTATCTTCCAGTTCTCATCCATTGATATTCAGAGATAGTCCAGACGGAGAAGTTCAGGGTGACTCAAGGAATGATATAGGTTTTGGAGCAAATATGGAAAATCAGTTAGGACTGCCTATGATGCCTGATCCTTTGATCACAAAAAGCTTAATGGGATCAAGGAAGGATTTCTCCGACAATCTCTCATCAGGAGGAGGCATGCTCTCTAGCTATGAAAACCCCAAGGAAGCGCAGCCTGAACTCTTGGCCTCAATGGCTTCCGAATATATGACCTTTAATTCAATTGATTCTACTATCAATGATGGTAATTTCATGGATAGAGGTGCCTGGGACCCACCGCCTCAACTTCCTCGTATGCGGACTTATACCAAG GTGTACAAGCGTGGTGCGGTGGGAAGATCAATTGATATCGGACGGTACTCAGGCTATGAGGAGCTTAAGCTAGATTTGGCTCGTAGATTTGGTATAGAGGGACAACTGGAGGACAGACAAAGAGTAGGATGGAAGCTTGTGTATGTGGATCATGAGAACGATGTTCTCCTGGTTGGTGATGACCCTTGGGA GGAATTTGTGGGTTGTGTCCGCTGCATCAAGATTCTTTCTCCACAAGAAGTTCAACAAATGAGCTTGGATGGAGATTTTGGAGGTAATGTCCTTCAACACCAAGCTTGTAGCAGTTCAGATGCGGGAGGCGTGTAA